Proteins encoded together in one Candidatus Nitrosocaldus cavascurensis window:
- a CDS encoding ACT domain-containing protein: MLVRQNITKTVKAIIDNDLAFQDALQRGYGNFSAMARMIKPSVDAILNRDVSIESIVTALKRIRHNYTLPSKSIESIIADSKINVRTDVAKISIAKSRSTIEKVSLPLKEHYDSFISVSEGINSVTMIFDDIILERMKDIFNEHLLEVEDDLAAIIVQSPEEIIKTPGCALVFYNQLARRRINIEDTVSCYTDTIIIVKMDDVARAFNALTDLISESRKQIAGISRGYNF, translated from the coding sequence ATGTTGGTCAGACAGAACATAACTAAGACTGTCAAGGCCATAATTGACAACGATCTTGCCTTTCAAGATGCGCTGCAGAGAGGCTATGGTAACTTCAGTGCAATGGCAAGGATGATCAAGCCAAGTGTTGATGCTATCCTAAACAGAGATGTAAGCATAGAGAGCATAGTCACAGCATTGAAGAGGATAAGACATAACTACACATTGCCAAGTAAGAGTATAGAGAGCATAATAGCAGATAGCAAGATAAATGTAAGGACTGATGTTGCAAAGATCTCCATAGCAAAGAGTAGGAGCACTATAGAGAAGGTATCTCTACCATTGAAGGAGCATTACGACTCTTTCATAAGTGTATCTGAGGGCATAAACTCTGTAACCATGATATTCGATGATATAATACTGGAGAGGATGAAGGATATATTCAATGAGCATCTTCTTGAGGTTGAGGATGACCTTGCTGCAATAATAGTGCAGAGTCCAGAGGAGATAATAAAGACCCCAGGATGTGCACTTGTATTCTATAACCAACTTGCTAGGAGGAGGATAAACATAGAGGATACTGTAAGTTGCTACACAGATACCATAATAATAGTGAAGATGGATGATGTTGCTAGAGCATTCAATGCATTAACAGATCTTATATCAGAGAGCAGGAAGCAGATTGCAGGTATCTCACGTGGATATAACTTCTAA
- the pspAB gene encoding PspA-associated protein PspAB yields MIFRRSRGSSSNNTSLFALTQAYITLDVRLNARFTGNAAICVKEATGVFNSIVEDVKAFLDASSDISYRVENDRYGYIWFILSTDMIEGVVAAVDAIADTFTEYGFKEQILASIFPFNAEKRGRFYLIYNHRSNRFYPFAPSSRGRERDVEFEMLIYSILKDELVLEKDKARWYPIWDIPF; encoded by the coding sequence TTGATATTTAGAAGGAGTAGAGGTAGCAGTAGTAACAACACATCACTATTTGCTCTAACACAGGCATACATAACGCTTGATGTAAGGCTAAACGCTAGGTTCACTGGTAATGCTGCTATATGCGTCAAGGAGGCTACAGGTGTATTCAACTCTATAGTTGAGGATGTTAAAGCATTCCTTGATGCTAGCAGTGATATCTCATATAGGGTTGAGAATGACAGGTATGGATACATATGGTTCATCCTAAGCACAGATATGATTGAAGGTGTGGTTGCAGCAGTTGATGCTATTGCAGATACCTTCACTGAGTACGGGTTCAAGGAGCAGATACTTGCAAGTATATTTCCATTCAATGCTGAGAAGAGGGGCAGATTCTACCTAATATACAACCATAGGAGCAATAGATTCTACCCATTTGCACCATCATCAAGAGGCAGAGAGAGGGATGTGGAGTTTGAGATGCTTATATACTCCATCCTCAAGGATGAACTGGTATTGGAGAAGGATAAGGCAAGATGGTACCCAATATGGGATATACCATTCTGA
- a CDS encoding tetratricopeptide repeat protein has product MKRDVKMLYNKGNHLIESGRFEEAIACFDKAIEMDGRDSMVWNLKGFALYGLGRFEEAIACFDKAIEMDWGNAKAWYNKGVVLLEMKRFEEAIACFDKAIEIDERDAGVWNNKGVALYKLKRFEEAIACFDRALKINPRDVKVWRNKGNALVELGMLNEAVKCFNRAIEIDARIGGI; this is encoded by the coding sequence ATGAAAAGGGATGTTAAGATGCTTTACAATAAAGGTAACCATCTGATAGAATCTGGTAGGTTTGAGGAGGCTATAGCATGCTTTGATAAGGCTATAGAGATGGATGGGAGGGATAGCATGGTATGGAACCTTAAAGGGTTTGCTTTATATGGGCTAGGAAGGTTTGAGGAGGCTATAGCATGCTTTGATAAGGCTATAGAGATGGATTGGGGGAATGCAAAGGCATGGTACAACAAAGGTGTTGTATTACTTGAGATGAAGAGGTTTGAGGAGGCTATAGCATGCTTTGATAAGGCTATAGAGATTGATGAGAGAGATGCTGGAGTATGGAATAACAAGGGGGTTGCACTCTACAAGTTGAAGAGGTTTGAGGAGGCTATAGCATGCTTTGATAGAGCGTTAAAGATAAACCCGAGGGATGTGAAGGTGTGGAGGAACAAGGGCAATGCACTTGTTGAGTTAGGGATGCTGAACGAGGCTGTAAAGTGCTTCAACAGGGCTATAGAGATAGATGCACGGATAGGAGGAATATAA
- the pspAA gene encoding PspA-associated protein PspAA, whose translation MARIKGKGKGKGKSKGKRGKKRKMMKEERIVVRLMGEGQYYIDKDTLKEVNRIDNQMVKMLSDEKVDEHAVMESIAAMRILVKSKGKRVKDDIIIPSHIIIPATDMTVEEAREVFKGEGIVPEDILD comes from the coding sequence ATGGCTAGGATTAAAGGAAAGGGTAAGGGTAAAGGTAAGAGTAAGGGTAAGAGAGGTAAGAAGAGGAAGATGATGAAAGAAGAGAGGATAGTTGTGAGGCTTATGGGTGAGGGCCAATACTATATAGACAAGGATACACTGAAAGAGGTTAACAGGATAGATAACCAGATGGTTAAGATGCTTAGCGATGAGAAAGTAGACGAGCATGCTGTAATGGAGAGTATAGCAGCAATGCGTATCCTTGTGAAGAGCAAAGGTAAGAGGGTCAAGGATGATATCATAATCCCTTCCCATATAATCATCCCTGCTACAGATATGACTGTAGAGGAGGCTAGAGAGGTATTCAAGGGGGAGGGTATAGTTCCAGAAGACATACTGGACTGA
- a CDS encoding UbiA family prenyltransferase gives MSRYIKAFVRLIKVEDQIGNAIAFFTGYIFAGGLNIHGSLLPVFTATCFSLMAANALNQCTDADTDAINKPDRPIPSGMISLKEGYSIVAMLYAATLALGTLVSMEFFTLINIAVFLGIAYSIRPFRFKDRFIVSNLSIAIGYGALNFLLGWSVLMPLNAVPLHVLLFLTAFDFFANISKDYRDMEGDRIYGARTMPLVLGRGRSIAVQFSALYITFTMPVLFYTLACVNTNFVLVSVIGIMLVMQAHRDLLKNKDVECYKKMMLLYIAVRLMIVMSAILLF, from the coding sequence ATGAGTAGGTATATTAAAGCATTTGTTCGCCTTATCAAGGTAGAAGATCAGATAGGCAATGCAATAGCATTCTTCACAGGCTACATATTTGCTGGAGGGCTCAACATACATGGGAGTTTATTACCTGTGTTCACAGCAACATGCTTCAGTCTCATGGCTGCCAATGCATTGAACCAGTGCACTGATGCTGATACAGATGCAATAAACAAGCCTGATAGACCTATACCATCTGGCATGATATCGCTAAAGGAAGGGTATAGCATTGTTGCTATGCTCTACGCTGCAACACTAGCATTGGGGACACTTGTAAGCATGGAGTTCTTTACTCTAATAAACATAGCAGTCTTCCTAGGCATAGCATACTCCATAAGACCATTCAGGTTCAAGGATAGGTTCATAGTCTCAAACCTATCGATTGCTATAGGATATGGCGCTCTTAACTTCCTGCTTGGATGGAGTGTTCTGATGCCTCTTAATGCTGTCCCATTACATGTACTGTTATTCCTTACAGCATTCGACTTCTTCGCAAACATAAGCAAGGATTACAGGGATATGGAAGGTGATAGGATATATGGAGCAAGAACTATGCCACTAGTACTTGGAAGGGGTAGATCAATAGCAGTTCAGTTCTCAGCATTGTATATAACGTTTACTATGCCAGTACTCTTCTACACACTTGCCTGCGTAAATACAAACTTCGTACTTGTAAGCGTAATAGGCATTATGCTAGTCATGCAGGCACATAGAGATCTCCTGAAGAACAAAGATGTTGAATGCTATAAGAAGATGATGCTACTCTACATCGCTGTAAGGTTGATGATAGTAATGTCAGCCATCTTATTATTTTGA
- a CDS encoding TrmB family transcriptional regulator: MTKKLGLSAFESEAYMCFFEMGNGLSAKDISKCAGIPLTRVYDVMKSLEEKCLVRQNKLSKPVKYYLNDPAYSLMFLLNKKKMQINEEIAMLESWVEDMKRLSINNVDSAANIYPEWTLYDSEQDVYESLIPALIRDASREVIIVGRNVINTINERFVEETIKGIERGITFKIIITVDSLDSLLTYSGEEVIEKKAMLIKLLQTYNMYSDLVYVRASDLINVVPFGIFDVEKVGFSVQSPKNGKYIVTLVTDKKAIVSEFYEIFEDLWSKSLDIDLNRFADSDMRIA; this comes from the coding sequence TTGACTAAGAAGCTGGGTTTATCAGCCTTTGAATCAGAGGCATACATGTGCTTCTTCGAGATGGGCAATGGATTATCTGCCAAGGATATAAGCAAGTGTGCAGGCATACCATTGACTAGGGTTTACGATGTTATGAAATCATTGGAGGAGAAGTGTCTTGTAAGGCAGAACAAACTGAGCAAGCCTGTAAAGTACTATCTTAACGATCCAGCGTACTCTCTAATGTTCTTACTTAACAAGAAGAAGATGCAGATCAATGAGGAGATTGCCATGCTTGAGTCGTGGGTTGAAGATATGAAGAGGTTATCCATAAATAATGTTGACAGTGCAGCAAATATCTATCCAGAATGGACATTATACGATTCAGAGCAGGATGTGTATGAGAGCCTTATACCAGCACTGATCAGGGATGCAAGTAGGGAGGTTATAATAGTTGGAAGGAATGTAATCAATACAATTAACGAGAGGTTCGTAGAGGAGACTATAAAGGGTATTGAAAGGGGTATCACATTCAAGATCATAATAACTGTTGATAGTCTTGACTCACTGCTTACATACAGTGGGGAAGAGGTAATAGAAAAGAAGGCTATGCTCATAAAACTCCTTCAAACATACAATATGTATAGTGATCTGGTATATGTTAGGGCTAGTGATCTCATCAACGTTGTGCCATTTGGTATATTTGATGTAGAGAAGGTAGGGTTCTCAGTCCAGTCGCCAAAGAATGGCAAGTACATAGTTACACTTGTTACTGATAAGAAGGCTATAGTTAGTGAGTTCTATGAGATATTTGAGGATCTCTGGTCAAAATCATTGGATATAGATTTGAACAGGTTTGCTGATAGTGATATGCGTATAGCCTGA
- the htpX gene encoding zinc metalloprotease HtpX — translation MQRYEWKKKDIGITMRLMLCFTVLAVLYFIFLSVLAYVGVGIIPLIFLGAFFIIMQYLFSDRIVLWSTGAKIVSEYEYPRLHTIVDRLVARAGLPKPRVAVMHTDVPNAFATGKGRRSSVVAVTTGLMRILNDEELEGVIAHELAHIKNRDVLAITLASIFSTIAWYVMHYGWYGSYGYRSRDQAGGLILAIIIAMITWFVSFLMIRAISRYREYIADRDGALLTGKPSRLASALMKISGMMNRIPERDLREVEAMNAFFIIPALSGDTLSRLFSTHPPVEERIRRLMEMEASMH, via the coding sequence ATGCAGAGGTATGAATGGAAGAAGAAGGATATAGGTATAACTATGAGATTGATGCTATGCTTTACAGTCCTAGCAGTACTCTACTTCATATTCCTCTCTGTGCTTGCGTATGTTGGTGTAGGAATTATACCACTGATCTTCCTTGGTGCATTCTTTATAATAATGCAGTACCTCTTCTCAGACAGGATAGTGCTATGGAGCACAGGTGCAAAGATAGTTAGTGAGTATGAGTACCCTAGGCTCCATACAATAGTTGATAGACTAGTTGCAAGAGCAGGGCTACCAAAGCCAAGGGTTGCTGTAATGCATACTGATGTACCAAACGCATTTGCAACAGGCAAAGGTAGGAGGAGTTCTGTTGTTGCTGTAACAACAGGCTTGATGAGGATCCTTAACGATGAGGAGTTGGAGGGTGTGATAGCGCATGAACTTGCACATATAAAGAATAGAGATGTCCTTGCGATAACCCTAGCAAGCATATTCTCAACCATAGCATGGTATGTGATGCACTATGGTTGGTATGGTTCATATGGATATAGGAGTAGGGATCAGGCTGGCGGGTTGATACTTGCCATAATAATAGCAATGATAACATGGTTTGTAAGCTTCCTCATGATAAGGGCCATCTCAAGGTACAGGGAGTATATTGCGGATAGGGATGGTGCATTGCTTACAGGTAAGCCAAGCAGGTTAGCAAGTGCCCTCATGAAGATAAGCGGGATGATGAACAGGATACCAGAGAGAGATCTTAGGGAGGTTGAGGCTATGAACGCATTCTTCATAATACCAGCACTCTCTGGAGATACACTTAGCAGGTTATTCTCAACCCATCCACCTGTGGAGGAGAGGATAAGAAGGCTAATGGAGATGGAGGCATCTATGCATTGA
- a CDS encoding winged helix-turn-helix domain-containing protein, with the protein MHYKREGLDIIMMLLSSMKERRTITQIMHAARLDTRTSSKYVQILLKRGLIERIDDGGGRVCYNITEKGSRFLLLCEELKNILKDNASEEISLIYI; encoded by the coding sequence ATGCACTACAAGCGTGAAGGACTAGATATAATAATGATGCTGTTGAGCAGCATGAAGGAGAGGAGAACCATAACACAGATAATGCATGCTGCAAGGCTTGACACAAGAACCTCCAGCAAGTACGTTCAGATACTCCTGAAGAGAGGCCTGATAGAGAGGATAGATGATGGAGGAGGCAGGGTATGCTATAACATAACTGAGAAGGGCTCTAGGTTTCTATTACTCTGCGAGGAGTTGAAGAACATACTGAAGGATAATGCTAGTGAGGAGATAAGTCTAATATACATCTAA
- a CDS encoding MTH1187 family thiamine-binding protein — translation MAKSCLHAEISIIPIGSSTSLSMYIASAIKAIRDSKGIRYHEVTGMGTLVEAEDMDALFRAVKAARDAIVEHGVKRVEILVRIDERFDKEKSLREKVEAVQMY, via the coding sequence ATGGCTAAGAGTTGCCTGCATGCTGAGATAAGCATCATACCTATAGGGTCTTCAACAAGCCTAAGCATGTATATTGCAAGTGCTATCAAGGCTATAAGGGATAGCAAGGGTATAAGGTACCATGAGGTTACAGGTATGGGCACACTTGTTGAGGCTGAGGATATGGATGCCCTCTTTAGAGCGGTAAAGGCTGCAAGGGATGCTATAGTAGAGCATGGTGTTAAGCGTGTAGAGATCCTAGTAAGGATAGATGAGAGGTTTGATAAGGAGAAGAGCCTAAGGGAGAAGGTTGAGGCTGTGCAGATGTATTGA
- a CDS encoding metallophosphoesterase family protein codes for MQILHISDTHLGCMQFNLKEREEDVYEAFNEAIDTAVKDRVDAVIHAGDIFHTPKPSGTAMLRLGEALKKLNEYGIRFFFILGEHDISRVRDTPSPYVFHRLGMATYVGDGKPHIHKDMLLIGFHKHKKSESDDLRGKLRSIINLADAKRRVLLLHQGLGEFHPYANELSMNDLPLGFNYYAMGHLHDHAMKPYGDGVVCYPGSIDPTPGEGIREFKKGFCIVDLSGSEARVDFIQVRSSRRHMEYVIEYERLDDLISRVREDVKGLKKKPVVAVRIKGSKGIDSATIASILSRLNDICLHYRWEVESTSKASAGRLYDAKPDIDKELLKLAKDALANEDHANLAINELLPLLSDGDVDGAIDMIWKRFEEGRSATGR; via the coding sequence ATGCAGATACTGCATATATCAGATACACATCTAGGCTGCATGCAGTTCAACCTTAAGGAGAGGGAGGAGGATGTGTATGAGGCATTCAATGAAGCAATAGATACTGCAGTAAAGGATAGAGTTGATGCTGTCATACATGCTGGGGATATATTCCATACCCCAAAGCCATCTGGTACTGCAATGCTCAGACTTGGTGAGGCGTTGAAGAAACTTAACGAGTATGGTATAAGGTTCTTCTTTATACTAGGGGAGCATGATATAAGCAGGGTAAGGGATACCCCATCCCCATACGTATTTCATAGGCTTGGGATGGCAACATATGTAGGAGATGGTAAGCCCCATATCCATAAGGATATGCTACTCATAGGCTTCCATAAGCATAAGAAGAGTGAGAGTGATGATCTGAGGGGAAAGTTAAGGAGCATCATCAACCTTGCTGATGCAAAGAGGAGGGTACTTCTGCTCCATCAAGGTTTAGGTGAGTTCCATCCATATGCCAACGAGTTGAGCATGAATGATCTTCCATTAGGATTCAACTACTATGCCATGGGTCATCTTCATGATCATGCTATGAAGCCTTATGGAGATGGTGTAGTATGCTATCCTGGTTCAATAGACCCTACTCCCGGTGAGGGTATAAGGGAGTTCAAGAAGGGCTTCTGCATAGTAGATTTATCTGGAAGTGAAGCAAGGGTTGATTTCATACAGGTTAGATCATCAAGGAGGCATATGGAGTATGTTATAGAGTATGAGAGGCTTGATGATCTTATAAGTAGAGTTAGGGAGGATGTGAAGGGGCTTAAAAAGAAACCTGTAGTAGCAGTAAGGATAAAAGGTAGCAAGGGCATTGATAGTGCAACGATAGCAAGCATACTCTCCAGACTGAACGATATCTGCCTTCACTATAGATGGGAGGTTGAGAGTACAAGCAAGGCTAGTGCTGGTAGGTTGTATGATGCAAAGCCAGATATAGATAAGGAACTCCTTAAGCTTGCAAAGGATGCGCTTGCTAATGAGGATCATGCTAACCTTGCAATAAATGAGTTGCTACCTTTGCTTAGTGATGGTGATGTAGATGGAGCAATAGACATGATATGGAAGAGGTTTGAGGAGGGTAGATCAGCAACGGGTAGATGA
- a CDS encoding AAA family ATPase, with translation MIDSITLVDFISHRDTTIRFGDGVTVFIGRNGSGKSSVIDGITYALYGKHTRRNNSNLVRHGAHHSSLILEFSINGKRYKVEKRLSAKGTLESGVLYELSGGSWKMLAAGERKQFGESMSNEIAKILGLDYDKMRVAAVIQQGEIDRIIEYKPKEFKELINNIIGIDRLDNAYELMRYVIDGFRERLRSVYGYDDNSRDTLARDVERYEKDVEEMRRMISRIEEDVRRVVEEKVTLEKEYEEMRGKRERFEGLKVRVSNLLNYIGERKRSLEREVEEIKATISKAEECMMFVEQEEKVKASLDSAEEKVNRLDEEISRYKQEHTRLESLKRLVADKMTLLSNAREQLSTVERLKHVPDELSKVKERLQEVSYRISSSNEEMGRLKGLMECASKIEFKDGICPVCNSKVERINPLFDKNELKRRIQDAARELDILKREYLKLENRLKELEGYNEQLHMAKGFLEMNKIASINSIYALEEEVNSLSREVNSINTIKSKINSLVVERNDAYDMMKEYRRRLDEINKARAFLDAKSIKNRDDLERLRREVREREGLVGRLKIFLDKDAQTIALSMISPSPAYNIDEYAIDEYSKRLVGEIVTLAGECKGFSEERYMKIERRLKEVERVEREREKELAGLKSRLDAITNDLERLRGTLKVLDHAYNHTTMLERIREKAFHRNSIVARSLRSWALQHISDKASEYAKAFSIDISRIELVEEEGNNEVNIACYGRRGLIDLASMSGGEKVAIALALRFAIAYVMGGYRLDFVIMDEPTVHLDEERRASIVELIGLLAEGSALKQIIIITHDSEIFEDADVDHLYKFEMTDQGTVVSEVK, from the coding sequence ATGATTGATAGCATAACACTTGTAGACTTTATATCCCACAGGGATACAACCATAAGGTTTGGTGATGGTGTTACCGTATTCATAGGCAGGAATGGTTCTGGCAAGTCATCTGTTATAGATGGTATAACATATGCACTCTATGGTAAGCATACAAGGCGTAACAACAGCAACCTTGTAAGGCATGGTGCACACCACTCCTCCCTCATACTAGAGTTCTCAATAAATGGCAAGAGGTACAAGGTTGAGAAGAGGCTGAGTGCTAAAGGTACTCTAGAGTCTGGTGTGCTCTACGAGTTGAGTGGTGGTTCATGGAAGATGCTTGCTGCAGGGGAGAGGAAGCAGTTTGGAGAGTCTATGAGTAATGAGATAGCAAAGATACTTGGCTTAGATTATGATAAGATGAGGGTTGCTGCAGTTATACAGCAAGGCGAGATAGATAGGATAATTGAGTATAAACCCAAGGAGTTCAAGGAACTTATAAACAACATAATAGGAATAGATAGGCTAGATAATGCTTATGAACTCATGAGGTATGTTATAGATGGCTTCAGGGAGAGGTTGAGAAGTGTATATGGATACGATGATAACAGTAGAGATACACTAGCAAGGGATGTTGAGAGGTATGAGAAGGATGTTGAAGAGATGAGGAGGATGATCTCAAGGATAGAGGAGGATGTGAGGAGAGTTGTAGAGGAGAAGGTTACATTAGAGAAGGAGTATGAGGAGATGAGAGGCAAGAGGGAGAGGTTTGAAGGTTTGAAGGTAAGGGTAAGTAACCTACTCAACTACATAGGTGAGAGGAAGAGATCCTTAGAGAGGGAGGTTGAAGAGATCAAGGCTACAATTAGTAAGGCTGAGGAGTGCATGATGTTTGTTGAGCAGGAGGAGAAGGTTAAGGCATCTTTAGATAGTGCTGAGGAGAAGGTTAATAGGCTTGATGAGGAGATCAGCAGATATAAGCAGGAGCATACTAGGCTTGAGTCGCTGAAGAGACTAGTTGCTGATAAGATGACCCTTCTTAGTAATGCAAGGGAGCAGTTATCTACTGTTGAGAGGCTAAAGCATGTTCCAGATGAACTATCAAAGGTGAAGGAGAGGCTACAGGAGGTGAGCTATAGAATCTCTAGCAGTAATGAGGAGATGGGCAGATTGAAGGGGTTGATGGAGTGTGCATCTAAGATTGAGTTCAAGGATGGCATCTGCCCTGTATGCAACAGTAAAGTTGAGAGGATAAACCCCTTATTCGATAAGAATGAGTTGAAGAGAAGGATACAAGATGCTGCAAGAGAACTTGATATACTTAAGAGAGAGTATTTAAAACTTGAGAATAGGCTAAAAGAGTTAGAGGGTTATAATGAGCAGTTGCATATGGCTAAAGGCTTCCTAGAGATGAATAAGATAGCAAGCATCAACAGCATCTATGCGTTGGAGGAGGAGGTTAACTCTCTGAGTAGGGAGGTTAATAGCATCAATACCATAAAGAGTAAGATAAACAGCCTTGTGGTTGAGAGGAACGATGCTTATGATATGATGAAGGAGTATAGGAGGAGGCTTGATGAAATAAATAAGGCAAGAGCGTTCCTTGATGCAAAGAGTATTAAGAACAGGGATGATTTGGAGAGGTTGAGGAGAGAGGTTAGGGAGAGAGAGGGATTAGTTGGAAGGTTAAAGATCTTCTTGGATAAGGATGCTCAAACTATTGCCTTATCCATGATATCACCATCTCCAGCATACAACATAGATGAGTATGCAATAGATGAGTATAGTAAGAGGCTGGTTGGGGAGATAGTAACCCTAGCAGGCGAATGTAAAGGGTTCTCAGAGGAGAGGTATATGAAGATTGAGCGTAGGTTAAAGGAGGTTGAGAGAGTTGAGAGGGAGAGGGAGAAGGAGCTTGCAGGTCTAAAGAGTAGGTTAGATGCCATCACCAACGATCTTGAGAGGCTAAGGGGTACTCTTAAAGTGCTAGATCATGCATACAATCATACAACTATGCTTGAGAGGATAAGGGAGAAGGCATTCCATAGGAATAGCATAGTTGCAAGAAGCCTAAGGTCTTGGGCATTACAGCATATATCCGATAAGGCATCTGAGTATGCTAAAGCATTCTCAATCGATATATCAAGGATAGAGTTGGTTGAGGAGGAAGGTAACAATGAGGTTAACATAGCATGCTATGGGAGGCGAGGGTTAATAGATCTAGCATCTATGAGTGGAGGGGAGAAGGTTGCTATAGCACTAGCCCTAAGATTTGCAATAGCCTATGTCATGGGTGGTTATAGGTTAGACTTTGTTATAATGGATGAGCCTACAGTGCATCTTGATGAGGAGAGGAGGGCATCTATAGTAGAACTCATAGGGCTCCTTGCAGAGGGTTCAGCACTGAAGCAGATAATAATCATAACGCATGATAGCGAGATATTTGAGGATGCTGATGTTGACCATCTCTACAAGTTTGAGATGACTGATCAGGGTACGGTTGTAAGTGAGGTTAAGTGA
- a CDS encoding DsrE family protein translates to MDEKEGNGKSKGHEEGKEREEEQEVHIVLLSKEPSRAYPAFVLALGSVTMGAKCKVYCTMDALEIVKKGGASKITLAGAPPLEKYLKDAIAAGVKVTACGPSKEMLIQMGIRKDTLEEGVEFEDVIGFLNEALPAAKKGGMIVFL, encoded by the coding sequence ATGGACGAGAAGGAGGGAAATGGTAAGAGCAAGGGTCATGAAGAAGGAAAGGAGAGGGAGGAGGAGCAGGAGGTGCATATAGTGCTTTTATCCAAAGAGCCTAGCAGAGCATACCCTGCATTTGTACTTGCATTGGGTAGTGTTACAATGGGCGCTAAATGTAAGGTCTACTGTACCATGGATGCTCTAGAGATAGTGAAGAAGGGAGGTGCGTCAAAGATAACGCTTGCTGGAGCACCACCGTTAGAGAAGTATCTCAAGGATGCTATAGCAGCAGGGGTTAAGGTTACTGCATGTGGACCAAGCAAGGAGATGCTCATCCAGATGGGTATAAGGAAGGATACCCTAGAGGAAGGGGTTGAGTTTGAGGATGTTATAGGCTTCCTCAACGAGGCACTTCCAGCAGCAAAGAAGGGAGGCATGATAGTATTTCTGTGA
- a CDS encoding PspA/IM30 family protein, producing MGLTRRISMLVKQKVNSLLNRFEDPKEALDYSYQKQTELMIKLRRDIANVVAAKKRLEMQKAKLKDNIYKLEQQARSALEMNREDLARLALERKNMNIQQLLDVERQIADMEKEQVRLEELEKRLSAKVEQFKLQKEIIKARYTAAEAEVRIKESVTGISEEMADVGMAIQRAEEKTEQMKAKAMALDELIESGVLTDYTTNKDMIERELQDVMMKDAVEKELAKLKKEIGKERVREGGERGKKIGEEVEGREEGEKVEEAREVKEAESK from the coding sequence ATGGGTTTAACTAGAAGGATATCTATGCTTGTTAAGCAGAAGGTCAACTCCTTACTCAACAGATTTGAGGACCCAAAGGAGGCATTAGACTACTCATATCAGAAGCAGACAGAACTCATGATAAAGTTGAGGAGGGATATAGCAAATGTTGTAGCAGCAAAGAAGAGGCTGGAGATGCAGAAGGCAAAACTCAAGGATAATATATACAAGTTGGAGCAGCAAGCAAGGAGTGCTCTAGAGATGAATAGAGAGGATCTTGCTAGGCTTGCATTGGAGAGGAAGAACATGAACATACAGCAACTACTAGATGTTGAGAGGCAAATAGCAGATATGGAGAAGGAGCAGGTTAGGCTTGAGGAGTTGGAGAAGAGGCTATCAGCAAAGGTTGAGCAGTTCAAACTTCAGAAGGAGATAATAAAGGCAAGGTACACTGCAGCAGAGGCTGAGGTTAGGATAAAGGAGAGTGTTACAGGTATCTCTGAGGAGATGGCAGATGTTGGTATGGCAATACAGAGGGCAGAGGAGAAGACCGAGCAGATGAAGGCTAAAGCAATGGCTTTGGATGAACTCATCGAGAGTGGTGTGCTAACAGATTACACAACAAACAAGGATATGATAGAGAGAGAGTTGCAGGATGTTATGATGAAGGATGCTGTTGAGAAGGAACTTGCAAAGTTAAAGAAGGAGATTGGGAAGGAGAGGGTAAGGGAAGGAGGGGAGAGAGGAAAGAAGATTGGAGAAGAGGTGGAAGGGAGGGAAGAGGGGGAGAAAGTAGAAGAGGCTAGAGAGGTTAAAGAGGCTGAGAGCAAGTAG